In Pseudomonas sp. MTM4, one genomic interval encodes:
- a CDS encoding SDR family NAD(P)-dependent oxidoreductase, which translates to MNFNDKTVLVTGGGAGIGRDVAERFAKAGARVIVLEIDPVRADQVRQSLGDGGHLVLEADVTSQAALDSAFATVAERYPALDVLVNNVGDALQVFKPLEQYSDEDFERLYAVNLRQVFQVTRAAIPLLRRRTGAQASIVNVASIEGYRGIPFLSVYAAFKSALGGFTRSLALELAGDRIRVNQIAPETTETPQMPVSAVIKPEYRERVSDWIPLGRFGEPEDMSNAVLFLASDLAGWITGTTLHVDGGALAAAGWYRTPQGGWTNTPVVESGGFIY; encoded by the coding sequence ATGAATTTCAACGACAAAACAGTGTTGGTCACGGGTGGCGGCGCCGGTATCGGACGCGATGTGGCGGAGCGTTTTGCTAAAGCTGGCGCGCGAGTGATCGTGCTCGAAATAGACCCGGTGCGTGCGGACCAGGTGCGCCAGTCTCTGGGCGACGGAGGCCATCTGGTGCTGGAGGCCGATGTGACTTCGCAGGCAGCGCTGGATAGCGCGTTCGCCACGGTTGCAGAGCGCTACCCGGCGCTGGATGTATTGGTGAACAACGTGGGCGACGCCCTGCAGGTGTTCAAGCCACTCGAGCAATACAGCGACGAGGATTTCGAGCGGCTTTACGCGGTGAACCTGCGCCAGGTCTTTCAGGTCACGCGAGCAGCCATTCCGCTGCTCCGTCGCCGTACCGGGGCGCAGGCCAGCATCGTCAACGTGGCGAGCATCGAAGGCTACCGCGGAATCCCGTTTCTCTCTGTCTATGCAGCTTTCAAGTCAGCGCTGGGAGGTTTCACGCGCAGCCTGGCGCTGGAGCTGGCTGGCGACCGCATCCGCGTCAACCAGATCGCACCCGAAACCACCGAAACGCCGCAAATGCCGGTCAGCGCAGTGATCAAACCCGAATACCGCGAGCGGGTCTCGGACTGGATTCCGCTCGGGCGTTTCGGCGAACCAGAGGATATGAGCAACGCCGTGTTGTTCCTGGCCAGCGATCTGGCCGGTTGGATCACCGGCACCACGTTGCATGTCGACGGCGGCGCGCTGGCCGCCGCCGGCTGGTATCGCACCCCGCAGGGCGGTTGGACCAATACGCCGGTGGTCGAGAGCGGTGGCTTTATCTACTGA
- a CDS encoding NAD(P)-dependent oxidoreductase, whose amino-acid sequence MNVLVVGGSGLLGGHAALYLQQQGWNATIASRNAPTAPSLAALPFVALDYTSQKLDASLLQGFDALLFCAGHDIRHVDMAGDLAAQWHANNSLAIPNFFAQARNAGIRRAVMLGSFYPQIAPELIDSNPYVRSRHESCMGVRALNTPEFEVMSVNAPFMVGHVPGLPNAMFEAYTRYAMGQLEGIPPFGPKGGTNFMSVQSLSEALYNALVRGEPGKAYLVGDENLSFTEYFQLFFDAAGNRQQLPELDQEHPLLPDSAIYTGRGNYARYEPDDSLGYRRGDVRNAVEALVKTYL is encoded by the coding sequence ATGAACGTATTGGTAGTGGGCGGTAGCGGTCTGCTGGGCGGTCACGCGGCGTTATACCTGCAGCAGCAGGGTTGGAACGCCACCATAGCTTCGCGCAACGCACCGACAGCGCCGTCGCTGGCGGCATTGCCCTTCGTGGCGTTGGATTACACCAGCCAGAAGCTCGATGCTTCGTTGCTCCAAGGCTTCGACGCGCTGCTGTTCTGCGCTGGCCACGACATTCGCCATGTCGATATGGCAGGCGATCTGGCAGCTCAATGGCATGCCAACAATTCGCTGGCGATTCCGAATTTCTTCGCTCAGGCGCGCAATGCCGGCATCCGCCGCGCCGTCATGCTCGGCAGCTTCTACCCGCAGATTGCGCCGGAGTTGATCGATAGCAACCCCTACGTGCGCTCGCGCCATGAGTCATGCATGGGCGTTCGCGCACTGAATACGCCGGAGTTCGAGGTGATGTCGGTCAATGCGCCGTTCATGGTCGGTCACGTACCTGGCCTGCCGAACGCGATGTTCGAGGCCTACACCCGGTATGCCATGGGGCAGTTGGAGGGGATCCCGCCGTTCGGTCCCAAGGGCGGTACCAACTTCATGTCGGTGCAGTCGCTGTCCGAGGCGCTGTACAACGCACTGGTGCGTGGTGAGCCGGGCAAAGCGTATCTGGTCGGGGACGAAAATCTGTCCTTCACAGAGTATTTCCAGCTGTTCTTCGATGCGGCAGGCAATCGGCAGCAACTGCCGGAGCTGGATCAGGAGCACCCATTGCTACCCGATTCGGCGATCTATACCGGTCGCGGTAACTATGCGCGTTATGAGCCGGACGACAGCCTTGGTTATCGTCGTGGCGACGTGCGCAACGCGGTCGAGGCATTGGTGAAGACTTACCTGTAG
- a CDS encoding DUF1302 domain-containing protein: MSNKKSGFALHVLGVAIAMGSGAALAGPTFEIGEKTTIDTMLTVNYTASVRTGKPARQYLESLNNDDGTRNFDRGSLITNRVSLFGEVLVRHENLGAVLRASHFYDEAYHGRNDNDSPDTVNKGGRHDTFTSDTRRDSGGRARLLDAYVYGNFDVLEGQYLSLKAGRHLVAWGESMFWPNISQGQAPVDSTKFNVPGTEAKDAYLPVGQFSASWSLNEDLALLGFYQYEWEETQLNPVGDYFNSSDIFGPGAEYFRFATGNPEFAAMSYGGEEEPRDSGQWGVGLRYRLTDSTEVGLFHYRYHERVGALFFNFGGDTRYSSMSGSVAPGSFKLGYFEDVKLTGLSFSSKIGDAVQFAGDLSYRDGSAVYLDNGTPARGEVWQANLNAQYLIGPSWLAHQTSVFGEVMHQYIDSVDPVGITVDGVDIGNFDSFVYDGQTRGSTLLGLGTQLEYPNVFSGWDLVTKVNWQQNLDGSALQGIGRAEKRLTLGADLKYLGNFQVGMTYVDYLSSPNIGKGRMLADRDYLSFNAKYSF; this comes from the coding sequence ATGAGCAACAAGAAATCAGGTTTTGCATTGCACGTGCTGGGCGTGGCGATAGCGATGGGCAGCGGAGCGGCGCTGGCCGGGCCGACTTTCGAAATCGGTGAAAAGACCACCATCGATACGATGCTGACCGTGAACTACACCGCCTCGGTACGGACCGGCAAGCCCGCCAGGCAGTACCTCGAAAGCCTCAACAACGACGACGGTACGCGCAACTTCGATCGCGGCTCGCTGATCACCAACCGCGTCAGCCTTTTCGGCGAAGTGCTGGTGCGCCACGAGAATCTCGGTGCGGTCCTGCGTGCCAGCCACTTCTATGACGAGGCCTACCACGGTCGCAACGACAATGATTCGCCGGACACCGTGAACAAGGGCGGCCGCCACGACACCTTCACCAGCGACACGCGCCGCGACAGCGGTGGTCGGGCGCGCCTGCTCGATGCGTACGTGTACGGCAATTTCGACGTTCTCGAGGGCCAGTACCTGTCGCTCAAGGCTGGCCGTCATCTGGTGGCCTGGGGCGAGAGCATGTTCTGGCCGAACATCAGTCAGGGACAGGCACCAGTGGATTCGACCAAGTTCAACGTGCCGGGCACCGAGGCGAAGGACGCCTACCTGCCGGTGGGGCAGTTCTCCGCCTCCTGGTCGCTCAACGAAGACCTCGCGCTGCTGGGCTTCTACCAGTACGAGTGGGAAGAGACCCAGCTCAATCCGGTGGGCGATTACTTCAACAGCAGCGATATCTTCGGCCCCGGTGCCGAGTATTTTCGCTTCGCCACCGGCAATCCGGAGTTCGCCGCGATGTCCTACGGTGGCGAAGAAGAACCGCGAGACAGCGGGCAATGGGGCGTGGGCCTGCGCTACCGGCTGACCGACAGCACCGAGGTGGGCCTGTTTCACTACCGCTACCACGAGCGCGTCGGTGCGCTGTTCTTCAACTTCGGTGGCGACACCCGCTATTCCTCGATGTCCGGCAGCGTGGCGCCCGGGTCCTTCAAACTGGGTTATTTCGAGGACGTGAAGCTGACTGGCCTGAGCTTCAGCTCGAAGATCGGCGATGCGGTGCAGTTCGCTGGCGATCTCAGTTACCGCGACGGCTCGGCGGTCTATCTGGACAACGGCACGCCGGCACGCGGCGAGGTCTGGCAGGCCAACCTCAACGCACAGTATCTGATCGGCCCGAGCTGGCTTGCGCATCAGACGTCGGTCTTCGGCGAGGTGATGCACCAGTACATCGATTCGGTCGACCCGGTAGGCATCACCGTCGATGGCGTCGACATCGGCAACTTCGACAGTTTCGTCTACGACGGCCAGACCCGCGGTTCGACCCTGCTCGGGCTTGGGACGCAGCTGGAGTACCCGAACGTCTTCAGTGGCTGGGACCTGGTGACCAAGGTCAATTGGCAGCAGAACCTCGACGGCAGCGCCCTGCAGGGCATCGGCCGCGCAGAGAAGCGCCTGACCCTCGGCGCGGATTTGAAGTATCTGGGCAACTTCCAGGTCGGGATGACCTATGTCGATTACCTCAGCTCGCCGAACATCGGTAAGGGACGGATGCTGGCCGACCGCGACTACCTGTCGTTCAACGCTAAATACAGCTTCTGA
- a CDS encoding nuclear transport factor 2 family protein, whose amino-acid sequence MSQHLHDQLEIQQLLYRYADAADRRDADAFCACFLNGQVRVSGPGYDLDDGHYLIGLLRERFEWTMHNVHNHLYRIEGDRAAGFTYCVASHLVAAQNQRLDMYIRYEDVLQRSDDGWRFVSRRLHVGSQHAVALATDE is encoded by the coding sequence ATGAGCCAGCATCTGCACGATCAGCTTGAAATTCAGCAACTCCTCTATCGCTACGCCGATGCCGCCGACCGGCGCGACGCCGATGCTTTCTGCGCGTGCTTTCTCAACGGCCAGGTGCGAGTCAGCGGGCCGGGCTACGACCTCGACGACGGCCATTACCTCATTGGCCTGCTGCGCGAGCGCTTCGAGTGGACGATGCACAACGTGCACAACCATCTGTATCGGATCGAGGGTGACCGCGCTGCGGGGTTCACCTACTGCGTGGCCAGCCATCTGGTAGCAGCGCAGAACCAGCGTCTGGACATGTACATCCGCTACGAAGACGTCCTGCAGCGTAGCGATGATGGTTGGCGCTTCGTTTCCCGCCGCCTGCACGTCGGCTCCCAGCACGCCGTGGCTCTGGCTACAGATGAGTGA
- the tyrS gene encoding tyrosine--tRNA ligase, giving the protein MTSHTDLIETLSSRGFIHQSTDLEGLRAHLASGSRTVYLGFDATADSLHVGHLQGLMLMRWLQKAGHRPILLIGGATTRIGDPSFRDESRPVLTNEQIDANILGITRTFERYLTLGDAAGQVVDNAEWLDQIGYLQFLNDVGRYFSINRLLTFDAVRQRLDRENSLSFLEFGYTLLQAHDFTELAKRHDCTVQLGGADQWANIINGVELGRRRDGRELFGLTMPLLATADGKKMGKSLNGAVWLDGNRLSPFDFWQFWRNCDDRDVRRFLALFTELPLDEVDRLANVEGAAINEAKIVLANHVTALAHGQQAAEQANAAAQGLFAGGAQASDLPVHFIERSKLTGGLTVAAALVECGMERSLSAVRRLAQGRGLRLNGETLQSGDEVLDPAQSRWHVSLGRKRHIHIEVKA; this is encoded by the coding sequence ATGACCTCTCACACTGATTTGATCGAGACACTCTCCAGTCGCGGTTTCATTCACCAGTCCACCGACCTCGAAGGGCTGCGCGCGCACCTGGCAAGCGGCTCGCGCACGGTTTACCTGGGCTTCGATGCCACGGCAGATAGCCTGCACGTCGGCCATCTTCAGGGCTTGATGCTCATGCGCTGGCTGCAAAAGGCCGGACACCGCCCGATCCTGTTGATTGGTGGCGCGACCACACGTATCGGCGACCCGAGCTTTCGTGATGAGAGCCGCCCCGTGCTCACGAACGAGCAGATCGACGCGAATATCCTCGGCATCACCCGTACCTTCGAACGCTACCTCACCCTTGGCGATGCAGCCGGTCAGGTCGTGGATAACGCCGAATGGCTGGATCAGATCGGCTACCTACAGTTCCTCAATGACGTCGGCCGCTACTTTTCGATCAACCGTCTGCTGACCTTTGATGCGGTGCGCCAGCGCCTCGATCGCGAGAACTCTTTGTCGTTCCTGGAGTTCGGCTACACCCTGCTCCAGGCGCATGACTTCACCGAGCTGGCCAAGCGTCACGACTGCACCGTGCAGCTGGGCGGCGCCGATCAATGGGCCAACATCATCAACGGCGTAGAACTCGGCCGGCGCCGCGACGGGCGTGAGCTCTTTGGCCTGACCATGCCGCTGCTGGCCACCGCCGACGGCAAGAAGATGGGCAAATCCTTGAACGGAGCCGTGTGGCTGGACGGCAATCGTCTGTCGCCCTTCGACTTCTGGCAGTTCTGGCGCAATTGCGATGACCGCGATGTCCGCCGCTTCCTCGCGCTCTTCACCGAGCTGCCCCTCGATGAAGTGGACCGCCTCGCCAACGTAGAAGGCGCCGCGATCAATGAAGCGAAGATCGTTCTCGCCAACCACGTGACGGCGCTGGCCCACGGCCAACAAGCTGCCGAGCAAGCCAACGCCGCTGCTCAAGGGCTGTTCGCGGGCGGTGCGCAGGCGAGCGACTTGCCTGTCCATTTCATCGAGCGCTCAAAACTGACCGGAGGCCTCACCGTCGCCGCCGCCTTGGTGGAGTGCGGTATGGAACGATCGCTGAGCGCCGTGAGGCGTTTGGCCCAAGGTCGTGGCTTGAGGCTGAACGGGGAAACGCTTCAGTCCGGGGACGAGGTGTTGGACCCCGCCCAGTCACGCTGGCATGTGAGTCTCGGAAGAAAACGTCACATACATATTGAAGTTAAGGCCTGA
- a CDS encoding DUF1329 domain-containing protein: MRRKQSLCLGLTGVLALQLYSGPSLAQLPEDQIARLGTELTCLGAIKAGNAEGTIPEFSGKWSGAPDGIDPKASTHPQDPYANEQPLFVITAETMDRYAEHLSAGQKALFKQYPDTFRMPVYPTHRDFSYNKGVCDATLENARIAKLVNNGEGIEGRAGGVMFPIPQSAEEIRMNATMGGRYAWTEDYISDNAYVLKDGNVNWGRVHSRNSAPGNEPNKVIYTKDLAASSYYSNLTLLPLRDKGEVNNGIHTWDYVAKPSQSWRYDPGTRRVRQSPGYGYDMSFPGTGGSITVDEVRIFNGSGQRYDWKIIGKQELFIPANNYKIHAKTQKYADMLTPNHINPDVMRYELRRVWVIQATLKEGYRHLYAKRDLYIDEDSWMPVMGDNYDTRGGLWRTSMLNTIHLPELEGWQAGVGLYHDLEAGTYLAFNLINEQRRGYWLNRGDVSPGDFGPEAARRAGQ; the protein is encoded by the coding sequence ATGCGACGTAAACAGTCCCTGTGCCTCGGGCTTACCGGTGTGCTCGCCTTACAGCTTTATTCCGGTCCGAGCCTGGCACAGCTGCCTGAAGATCAGATTGCCCGACTGGGCACCGAACTGACTTGCCTCGGCGCCATCAAGGCCGGGAATGCGGAAGGCACCATCCCCGAGTTCAGCGGCAAATGGTCCGGCGCGCCGGATGGCATCGACCCGAAAGCCAGCACCCATCCGCAAGACCCGTACGCTAACGAGCAGCCGCTTTTCGTGATCACCGCCGAGACGATGGATCGCTACGCCGAGCATCTGTCGGCTGGCCAAAAAGCGCTGTTCAAGCAGTACCCCGACACCTTCCGCATGCCGGTCTACCCGACACATCGCGACTTCTCTTACAACAAGGGCGTCTGCGACGCGACGCTGGAAAATGCGCGCATCGCTAAGCTGGTGAATAACGGCGAAGGCATCGAGGGTCGTGCGGGCGGGGTGATGTTCCCCATCCCTCAGTCAGCCGAAGAAATCCGCATGAACGCCACCATGGGTGGCCGCTACGCCTGGACGGAGGACTACATTTCGGACAATGCCTACGTCCTCAAGGACGGCAACGTCAACTGGGGGCGCGTGCATTCCCGCAACTCGGCGCCGGGCAACGAACCCAACAAAGTGATTTACACCAAAGATCTGGCCGCCTCGTCCTATTACAGCAACCTGACGTTGCTTCCGCTGCGCGACAAAGGTGAGGTGAACAACGGCATTCACACCTGGGATTACGTCGCCAAACCTTCGCAGAGCTGGCGCTACGATCCTGGCACCCGACGCGTGCGCCAGTCGCCGGGCTATGGCTATGACATGTCGTTCCCCGGTACCGGCGGCTCGATCACCGTGGACGAAGTGCGCATTTTCAACGGCTCCGGCCAACGCTACGACTGGAAGATCATTGGCAAGCAGGAGCTTTTCATCCCTGCGAATAACTACAAGATCCACGCCAAAACCCAGAAATATGCCGACATGCTGACACCGAACCACATCAACCCCGACGTGATGCGCTATGAGCTGCGACGGGTCTGGGTGATACAGGCGACGCTCAAGGAAGGTTACCGACACCTCTACGCCAAGCGCGACCTGTACATCGACGAAGACAGCTGGATGCCAGTGATGGGCGACAACTACGACACCCGTGGCGGCCTGTGGCGGACCTCCATGCTCAACACCATTCATCTTCCAGAGCTGGAAGGGTGGCAGGCGGGTGTCGGCCTTTACCATGACCTGGAGGCCGGAACCTATCTCGCGTTCAACCTCATCAACGAACAGCGCCGCGGCTACTGGCTCAACCGCGGCGATGTCTCTCCAGGCGATTTCGGCCCCGAAGCCGCCCGGCGCGCTGGCCAGTAA
- a CDS encoding TetR/AcrR family transcriptional regulator: MTSTTLTPAAERIVQLALQHFADRGYDAASLHDIAVSAGIKKASLYAHFTGKDELYTSVLNLALQSERDYVDAQFSTEKTGQAPGERYVLNLQSRYAESAALRFLLRAAFYPPAAIEQKVKSGFEYYLKDIHGRFQASLESRYPAIGSGHTGLLTEIYLALIDSLHVELIYGNEAAYSRRLDALRQLISIIGLPLEGTTSK; the protein is encoded by the coding sequence ATGACTTCGACTACCCTAACTCCGGCCGCTGAGCGAATCGTTCAGCTTGCCCTGCAGCACTTTGCTGATCGAGGTTACGACGCCGCGTCGCTGCACGACATCGCCGTCAGCGCTGGAATCAAGAAGGCCTCGCTCTACGCCCATTTCACAGGCAAAGATGAGCTGTACACCTCGGTCCTAAATCTCGCGCTGCAAAGCGAACGGGACTACGTCGACGCTCAGTTCTCGACGGAAAAAACCGGCCAGGCGCCTGGCGAGCGTTACGTCCTGAACCTTCAGAGCCGATACGCCGAAAGCGCCGCGTTACGCTTTCTGCTGCGGGCAGCCTTCTACCCCCCTGCCGCCATCGAACAAAAAGTGAAATCGGGCTTTGAGTATTACCTGAAAGACATTCATGGGCGTTTTCAGGCTTCACTAGAAAGCCGATATCCGGCTATCGGATCAGGGCATACGGGCTTGCTGACCGAGATCTACCTGGCGTTGATTGACAGCCTTCACGTCGAGCTTATCTATGGAAACGAGGCTGCTTATTCCCGCCGTCTCGATGCGTTACGCCAACTGATCAGCATCATTGGCCTGCCGTTAGAAGGCACTACATCTAAATAG
- a CDS encoding FAD-dependent oxidoreductase: MTRYSHLLSPGRLGNLALRNRIVMAPMGSNFAEQTGHCGERIQAYYEARAAGGAGLLIMGVCAVAYPAGTAEPWQVGVSRDDFIPGLAQLAERVHKHGAKIAMQLQHAGKVSVRDMAEGRELWVPSMPTPVKSDIMDALTSEEIANFVSSSRGIGSGPRIRVMDRDDIAQMVEWFAAAAVRAQQAGFDGVEIHAAHNYIIAGFLSPYHNQRDDEYGGSLENRSRLLREVLAETRRRVGDTFGVWLRLDAYELHTPGGITLEETRQVARMAEHAGADAVSVSAYARVTTGTAFTDAPLLHKPAGYLGWAAEVRGAVGIPVIAVGRLEPDVADRAIAEGKCDFIAMARKLLADPELPNKLAAGDPDSIRPCIYCYTCVSQIFINRRVKCAVNAFTGHEHEAVIMPAERPRHIAVVGGGPAGLEAARIASLRGHKVTLLERSERLGGTLFFAALAYHENGRLLDNLVHQVRALPIDIRLGTAATPELLKSLEVDEVLVANGARRAAPAIPGADLKHVWSGDELRRLMTGDRAEEIAKQKLSLTQRTLMKAGSLTGATNSTEAIQTLSRLWMPLGKRVVIVGGGLVGLELAEFLVERGRQVAVLEPGSHLGRELAIVRRWRVLDNLRSHEVPLKTGITIERIRDSSVDYRDANGESQQLPADSVILAIGAEPDDTLADSLQNVGLKVLRIGDCGDLGYIDGAIHSATTVALRL, encoded by the coding sequence ATGACTCGCTATTCGCACCTGCTTTCACCCGGCAGGTTGGGCAACCTCGCGTTGCGCAACCGCATCGTCATGGCGCCGATGGGCTCGAACTTCGCCGAGCAAACCGGCCACTGCGGCGAGCGCATCCAGGCCTATTACGAGGCCCGTGCCGCCGGTGGCGCCGGCCTTCTGATCATGGGTGTGTGTGCCGTGGCCTACCCGGCCGGCACCGCTGAACCCTGGCAGGTCGGCGTTTCGCGTGACGACTTCATCCCCGGCCTCGCGCAACTGGCCGAACGGGTCCACAAGCATGGTGCGAAAATCGCCATGCAGTTGCAGCACGCCGGCAAGGTGTCGGTGCGTGACATGGCCGAAGGCCGCGAACTCTGGGTGCCGTCCATGCCGACACCGGTCAAGAGCGACATCATGGACGCGCTGACCTCGGAGGAAATAGCCAATTTCGTCAGCTCATCGCGGGGCATCGGCTCCGGCCCGCGCATCCGCGTGATGGACCGCGACGACATCGCGCAGATGGTCGAATGGTTCGCCGCCGCAGCCGTACGTGCCCAGCAGGCCGGCTTCGACGGTGTGGAAATTCACGCCGCGCACAACTACATCATCGCCGGCTTCCTCTCGCCCTATCACAACCAGCGCGACGACGAATATGGCGGCAGCCTGGAGAATCGCTCGCGCCTGCTGCGCGAGGTGCTCGCCGAGACCCGCCGGCGCGTTGGCGATACCTTTGGTGTCTGGCTACGGCTGGATGCCTACGAGCTGCACACGCCCGGTGGCATCACGCTGGAGGAAACCCGCCAGGTGGCCCGGATGGCCGAACACGCCGGCGCCGATGCGGTGTCGGTTTCAGCCTATGCGCGGGTCACCACCGGCACCGCTTTCACCGACGCGCCGCTCCTGCACAAACCGGCCGGCTATCTCGGCTGGGCAGCCGAAGTGCGTGGGGCCGTGGGGATTCCGGTGATCGCCGTGGGCCGCTTGGAACCGGACGTCGCCGACCGCGCTATCGCCGAGGGCAAATGCGATTTCATTGCCATGGCACGCAAGCTCCTGGCCGACCCGGAGCTGCCCAACAAGCTCGCCGCCGGCGACCCGGACAGCATCCGGCCGTGCATCTATTGCTACACCTGCGTCAGCCAGATCTTCATCAACCGGCGGGTCAAGTGCGCGGTCAACGCCTTCACCGGACACGAGCACGAGGCGGTCATCATGCCGGCCGAGCGGCCGCGCCACATCGCCGTGGTCGGCGGCGGCCCGGCAGGCCTGGAAGCGGCACGCATCGCCAGCCTGCGCGGGCACAAGGTCACACTGCTCGAGCGCAGCGAACGCCTCGGCGGCACCCTGTTCTTCGCCGCCCTCGCCTATCACGAAAACGGCCGGCTGCTGGACAACCTGGTGCACCAGGTCCGCGCCCTGCCGATCGATATCCGCCTCGGCACCGCCGCGACGCCTGAACTGCTGAAGTCGCTAGAGGTTGACGAAGTGCTGGTCGCCAACGGCGCCCGCCGCGCCGCCCCGGCGATCCCCGGCGCTGACCTTAAACATGTTTGGAGCGGCGACGAGCTGCGCCGGCTGATGACCGGCGACCGCGCCGAGGAGATCGCCAAACAGAAGCTGTCGCTCACCCAGCGCACGCTGATGAAAGCCGGCAGCCTGACCGGCGCCACCAACAGCACCGAGGCCATCCAGACGCTGTCGCGCCTGTGGATGCCGCTGGGCAAACGCGTCGTCATCGTCGGTGGCGGTCTGGTCGGCCTGGAACTGGCCGAATTCCTCGTCGAGCGCGGTCGCCAGGTTGCCGTACTGGAACCCGGAAGCCACCTGGGCCGCGAACTGGCCATCGTGCGGCGCTGGCGGGTGCTGGATAACCTGCGCAGCCACGAGGTGCCGCTCAAGACCGGCATCACTATCGAGCGCATCCGCGACAGCAGCGTCGACTACCGCGACGCCAACGGCGAAAGCCAGCAATTGCCGGCCGACTCGGTGATCCTGGCCATCGGCGCCGAACCCGACGACACACTGGCCGACAGCCTGCAGAACGTCGGCCTCAAGGTGCTGCGGATCGGCGACTGCGGCGATCTGGGCTACATTGACGGCGCCATCCACAGCGCCACGACGGTGGCGCTGCGGTTGTAG
- a CDS encoding IS1182 family transposase, translating to MKRFIQGEHRGQSTLLPESLDDYVSDTNPVRVVDVFVDELDLVTLGFDGVIPAETGRPAYHPAILLKIYIYGYLNRIQSSRRLEREAQRNIELMWLTGRLMPDFKTIANFRKDNSKAIRGVCRQFVVLCQQLGLFGENLVAIDGSKFKAVNNRDRNFTSAKLKRRMEEIEASISRYLAALDAADRQTPSASVPDTASLEDKIAKLKAQMKELQGIETQLNDSPDKQVSLTDPDARSMMTRGSGIVGYNVQTAVDTQHHLIVAHEVTNSGSDRDQLSSMAKQAREAVGAETLSVVADRGYFKGEEILACHDANITAYVPKPMTSSAKADGRFNKDAFVYDPTKNEYTCPAGEALIWRFSSVEKGMNMHCYWSSKCQSCTLKTQCTPSTNRRVRRWEHEAVLEKMQRRLNQAPEMMRVRKRTVEHPFGTLKQWMGATHFLTRKLNGVSAEMSLNVLAYNLKRVMKIIGTEGLLKAMAA from the coding sequence ATGAAACGGTTTATCCAGGGTGAGCACCGAGGGCAAAGCACCTTACTTCCCGAGAGCCTCGACGACTACGTCAGCGATACCAACCCGGTACGGGTGGTTGATGTCTTCGTCGATGAACTCGACTTGGTCACGCTGGGTTTTGATGGCGTCATTCCAGCCGAAACCGGCAGACCTGCGTACCACCCTGCGATTTTGCTGAAGATCTATATCTACGGCTATCTCAACCGCATCCAATCTAGTCGACGTCTTGAGCGAGAAGCCCAGCGCAACATCGAATTGATGTGGTTAACCGGGCGCTTGATGCCCGACTTCAAAACCATCGCCAACTTCCGAAAAGACAACAGCAAAGCCATTCGCGGCGTGTGCCGCCAGTTCGTTGTGCTGTGCCAACAGTTGGGGTTGTTTGGCGAAAATCTGGTTGCCATCGACGGCAGCAAATTCAAGGCAGTGAACAACCGTGACCGCAATTTCACCAGCGCCAAACTGAAGCGGCGCATGGAAGAAATCGAGGCGAGCATCAGCCGTTATTTGGCTGCGCTCGATGCGGCTGATCGACAGACTCCTAGCGCCTCCGTGCCAGACACTGCCAGCCTGGAAGATAAAATCGCCAAGCTCAAAGCGCAGATGAAAGAGCTTCAGGGGATCGAAACTCAGCTCAACGATTCCCCTGACAAACAGGTTTCGCTGACCGACCCGGATGCCCGTTCGATGATGACGCGCGGCAGCGGTATCGTCGGCTACAACGTGCAGACGGCTGTCGATACGCAGCACCATTTAATAGTTGCTCATGAGGTCACCAACAGCGGTTCCGACCGTGACCAACTCAGTTCAATGGCGAAGCAGGCTCGTGAAGCTGTCGGCGCAGAAACGCTGTCCGTGGTGGCTGACCGAGGCTACTTCAAGGGTGAAGAAATCCTTGCCTGTCACGACGCAAACATCACGGCCTACGTGCCTAAGCCAATGACTTCAAGCGCCAAGGCTGATGGCCGATTCAACAAAGATGCCTTCGTGTATGACCCGACGAAAAACGAATACACCTGCCCGGCGGGAGAGGCACTGATCTGGCGATTCTCCAGCGTTGAGAAAGGCATGAATATGCACTGCTACTGGAGTTCAAAGTGCCAGAGTTGCACGCTGAAAACCCAGTGCACGCCAAGCACAAATCGTCGAGTAAGGCGCTGGGAACATGAAGCTGTGCTGGAGAAAATGCAACGCCGGCTGAACCAAGCACCGGAGATGATGCGGGTTCGAAAGCGGACTGTTGAGCATCCCTTCGGGACGCTCAAGCAATGGATGGGAGCAACGCACTTCCTGACTCGAAAACTGAACGGGGTGAGCGCTGAAATGAGCTTGAATGTGCTCGCCTATAACTTGAAGCGGGTGATGAAAATCATCGGCACCGAAGGCTTGTTGAAGGCGATGGCGGCGTAA